TGAAAGAGCACGACCTGCGGCATGGGAGAGAGCTAACGCAAACACAGCAGTCTCTGATTCTCTCGTCTCACCCAGAATCCCGTCTAGCGCGATCGCCCCTTAATCGCTGGCTTCACCACCCACGACGACATCTCGAATCCGCAAGCTCGGACCACCGCAGCCCACAGGTAAACCGCTCTGGCCACCCTTGCCACAACCGCCGGACTCATCCCAAACAAAGTCATCCCCAATTGCTTCGATCGCCGCTAGCGTCGAGAAAACATTGCCCGAGAGTGTGACGTCACGCACTGGCTCAGCCAGCTCACCATTGCGAATCATCCACGCTTCACCCGCAGTGAAGGTAAACATCTCGCCATTGGTCATGCCACCCAACCAGTTGCGGGCAAACACACCCTGCTCAATGCCTTGGATTAGATCTGCAGCCGGTGTTGTTCCCGGCGCAATCCAAGTATTAGTCATCCTCACAATCGGCGGATAGTGAAAGTCCAAGCAGCGGGCATTGCCAGTCGGTGCTTCCCCGAGTTTGCCTGCCGTTTCCCGTGAATGCAGACGACCGGTTAAGACGCCATCTGTAATCAAGGCAGTTGTGGTGGCAGGCACGCCTTCGTCGTCGTAGGCATAGCTGCCACGATGTCCCTCGGGTGCTGCACCATCGAAGATTTTCAAGCTTTCTGGGCCAAATCGCCGGCCTAGGGTCATCACTTCCAACAGCTCAGGGTTTTCGTAGGCCATATCCGCTTCCGAAAGATGGCCAAAGGCTTCGTGCACAAACAGACCCGTCAGGATCGGATCGATGACAACGGTGTAAGTTCCCGCTTCCACGACCGGGAGTGCCAGCGATTTCAAGGCCCGATCGCGCGCCCCTTGTACGGCAGTGTCTAGACCCAGCAGATCTTCCCAGCCACGGCGGGAGCCGGTGGTCTCACGCCCTGTTTGGACGCGATCGCCCTCGCGCGCTGTCGCGGCAAAGCGCATTTCCCAATCTGACCAGGACTGTTCCAGCAGCGTCCCTTCTGAAGTCGCGAGTAGTAAACGCTGGCTGCTGTCGCCATAGCGGACACTGGTGCTGGCAATCCGGTGATCGCCACTGCGCAGGACATTGGTGTAGTGCTGGCAGAGAGCTTTCTTGTCCGCAAGAGCCACTTGATCGGGCGATCGCCCCGTGAGGGGTGCCGTCCAAATAGCACGGATGGGATCAACCGGCGCCAACTCCGTTGTTGCAGTACCAATCAGGCGAGCTGCCGCGATCGCTTCTTGCAGCCGATCTTCGAGCTGACTGAGACGATTGAAACTGGCAAAGCCCCAGCCCCCTTTCCAGCAAGCCCGAACTTGGCCGCCCACTGCTAAACTTTCGCTCAAGGTTTCGAAGCGATCGCCCCGCAGGGAAATATCCGTGGTCTGCGACTCTTCGAGGCGAATCGCCAAAAAATCAGCACGATCGCGATAGCGACGAATCAAGTCTTCGAGCTGCTGACGGGCGGCATCAAAATCGAGGGTCACGGGGCTTCAGCGATCGACGCTTTTATTGTGACCTGACTGGTCCTTCCATCGCGATCGTCACTGCCCCTATCCCAGCTCTTGATTCACGTTTTGTTCTGCCGCTTCGAGCTGTTGCCGGATTTTGGAGACCCGTAGACCGGCCTCGACAGCTGAGCCAATGCCAACGCCACCAAAGCCCAGATAGACGCCAATGAGTCCGAGCGTTACTGTCGTTGCGATCGACTCTTCTTCAGAGAGGCTTTCATTCTGGGCGATCGCGGATCCG
The sequence above is a segment of the Synechococcus elongatus PCC 11801 genome. Coding sequences within it:
- a CDS encoding TldD/PmbA family protein, which gives rise to MTLDFDAARQQLEDLIRRYRDRADFLAIRLEESQTTDISLRGDRFETLSESLAVGGQVRACWKGGWGFASFNRLSQLEDRLQEAIAAARLIGTATTELAPVDPIRAIWTAPLTGRSPDQVALADKKALCQHYTNVLRSGDHRIASTSVRYGDSSQRLLLATSEGTLLEQSWSDWEMRFAATAREGDRVQTGRETTGSRRGWEDLLGLDTAVQGARDRALKSLALPVVEAGTYTVVIDPILTGLFVHEAFGHLSEADMAYENPELLEVMTLGRRFGPESLKIFDGAAPEGHRGSYAYDDEGVPATTTALITDGVLTGRLHSRETAGKLGEAPTGNARCLDFHYPPIVRMTNTWIAPGTTPAADLIQGIEQGVFARNWLGGMTNGEMFTFTAGEAWMIRNGELAEPVRDVTLSGNVFSTLAAIEAIGDDFVWDESGGCGKGGQSGLPVGCGGPSLRIRDVVVGGEASD